One window from the genome of Nicotiana sylvestris chromosome 9, ASM39365v2, whole genome shotgun sequence encodes:
- the LOC104222798 gene encoding LRR receptor-like serine/threonine-protein kinase RPK2 — protein MGRCCFVIKWYNFHKPLKYFFIFCAFFLAHVYADSSDSDKSALLELKTSLLDPSGVISIWSLNNTDDHCSWFGVSCDSNSRVVALNISGGNLGSLSCAKIAQFPLYGFGIRRVCANNSVKLVGKVPKAISRLTELKVLSLPFNELGGEIPLGIWDMENLEVLDLEGNLIKGSLPFKFKGLRKLRVLNLGFNEIVGGIPDSLSNCAALQILNLAGNRVNGSIPALIGGFGDLRGVYLSFNQLSGSIPGEIGRSCEKLENLEMAGNFLSEGIPKSLGNCRGLQSLLLYSNLLEEGIPAELGRLTELKVLDVSRNSLSGPIPSEIGNCSKLSILVLSNLWDPLPNVSDSAIDASAKLAFTTDEYNFFEGTIPSQITGLPSLRMIWAPRSTLSGKIPGSWGACDSLEMVNLAQNFYTGEISEELGSCQKLHFLDLSSNRLTGQLVEKLPVPCMSVFDVSENYLSGSLPRFSNYSCAHVASSGRDPSSAYLAHFTSRSVLDTTLLFGDDAGRAVFHNFGGNNFTGNLPPSVLIAPEMLGKQTVYAFLAGGNRFTGSFPGNLFEKCHELKGMIFNVSNNALSGQIPEDLGAICGSLKLLDGSKNQIGGTIPPSIGSLVSLVALNLSWNLLQGQIPSSLGQIKDLSYLSLAGNNLVGSIPSSFGQLHSLQELELSSNSLSGEIPNNLVNLRNLTALLLNNNNLSGKIPSGLANVTTLAAFNVSFNNLSGPLPLNRDLMKCNSVQGNPFLQSCHVFSLSTPSTDQQGRIGDSQDFAASPPSTPAQKGGNGGGFNSIEIASITSAAAIVSVLLALIVLFFYTRKWNPRSRVAGSTRKEVTVFTEVPVPLTFENVVRATGSFNASNCIGSGGFGATYKAEIAPGFLVAVKRLAVGRFQGIQQFDAEIRTLGRLRHPNLVTLIGYHNSETEMFLIYNYLPGGNLEKFIQDRSTRAVDWRVLHKIALDIARALAYLHDQCVPRVLHRDVKPSNILLDEDYTAYLSDFGLARLLGTSETHATTGVAGTFGYVAPEYAMTCRVSDKADVYSYGVVLLELISDKKALDPSFSSYGNGFNIVAWACMLLRQGRAKEFFTAGLWDSGPHDDLVEVLHLAVVCTVDSLSTRPTMKQVVRRLKQLQPPSC, from the coding sequence ATGGGTCGTTGTTGTTTTGTTATCAAATGGTACAATTTTCACAAACCCTTGAAGTATTTTTTCATCTTTTGTGCTTTTTTCTTAGCTCATGTGTATGCAGACTCCTCAGATTCAGATAAATCAGCTCTCTTGGAGTTAAAGACTTCACTTTTAGACCCTTCTGGAGTGATTTCTATCTGGAGCTTGAACAATACTGATGATCACTGTTCATGGTTTGGTGTTTCATGTGATTCCAATTCACGTGTTGTAGCTTTGAACATCAGTGGAGGTAATTTGGGTTCTTTGTCTTGTGCTAAAATTGCTCAATTTCCTTTGTATGGCTTTGGTATTAGAAGGGTTTGTGCTAATAATAGTGTTAAGCTTGTTGGTAAAGTGCCTAAGGCTATATCAAGATTGACTGAACTGAAGGTTTTGTCTTTGCCTTTTAATGAATTGGGTGGTGAAATCCCCTTGGGAATTTGGGATATGGAGAATCTTGAAGTTTTGGATCTGGAAGGGAATTTAATTAAAGGCTCTTTGCCATTTAAGTTTAAGGGGTTGAGGAAATTGAGGGTTCTGAACTTGGGTTTTAATGAGATTGTGGGTGGCATTCCGGATTCCTTGTCAAATTGTGCTGCTCTGCAAATCCTGAATCTTGCTGGAAATAGAGTAAACGGTTCCATTCCAGCACTCATTGGTGGATTTGGAGATTTGAGGGGAGTGTACCTGTCGTTTAATCAGCTTAGCGGGTCCATTCCTGGTGAGATTGGACGTTCGTGTGAGAAGCTTGAGAATCTAGAGATGGCAGGTAATTTCTTAAGTGAGGGTATTCCTAAAAGTTTAGGGAACTGCAGAGGGTTACAGTCACTTCTCTTGTATTCAAATTTGTTGGAAGAGGGTATTCCAGCTGAACTTGGTCGACTAACTGAGCTCAAGGTTCTTGACGTGTCCAGGAACAGCCTAAGTGGACCAATACCGTCTGAGATAGGAAACTGCTCGAAATTATCCATTCTCGTGCTGTCAAATTTGTGGGATCCTCTTCCAAATGTGTCTGATTCAGCAATTGACGCTTCTGCAAAATTGGCATTCACTACTGATGAGTACAACTTCTTTGAAGGCACAATCCCGTCACAGATAACCGGGCTTCCTAGTTTGAGGATGATTTGGGCTCCTAGGTCAACTCTTTCTGGAAAAATTCCTGGTAGTTGGGGTGCTTGTGACAGTTTAGAGATGGTGAATTTGGCTCAAAATTTTTATACTGGAGAGATATCTGAGGAATTGGGTAGCTGCCAGAAGCTGCATTTTCTTGACTTGAGCTCAAATAGGTTGACTGGACAGCTTGTTGAGAAACTACCAGTTCCTTGTATGTCTGTGTTCGATGTGAGTGAGAATTATCTTTCTGGTTCACTTCCCAGGTTTTCCAATTACAGTTGTGCTCATGTTGCGTCCAGCGGTAGAGATCCATCATCTGCATATCTAGCGCACTTCACCAGTAGAAGTGTACTAGACACCACTTTGTTATTTGGAGATGATGCTGGCCGTGCAGTATTTCATAATTTCGGTGGTAACAACTTCACAGGAAATTTACCTCCTTCTGTGCTCATTGCGCCTGAAATGTTAGGCAAGCAAACTGTTTATGCATTTCTTGCTGGTGGTAACAGGTTTACTGGATCTTTTCCTGGTAACTTGTTCGAGAAATGTCATGAATTGAAAGGTATGATTTTTAATGTAAGCAATAATGCATTGTCTGGCCAAATTCCAGAGGATCTTGGTGCAATTTGTGGGTCTCTTAAGCTGTTGGATGGCTCCAAAAACCAGATTGGTGGGACAATTCCTCCGAGTATAGGGAGTCTGGTTTCTTTGGTCGCTCTCAATTTAAGTTGGAACCTCTTGCAAGGCCAGATTCCAAGCAGTCTTGGCCAGATAAAGGATCTCAGTTACCTCTCTTTGGCTGGCAATAATTTGGTTGGCTCCATCCCCTCAAGTTTTGGGCAATTGCACTCTTTACAAGAGCTTGAACTTTCTTCTAATTCATTGTCTGGTGAAATTCCAAACAATCTTGTGAATTTGAGGAATTTGACTGCGCTTCTTCTTAACAATAATAATTTATCAGGGAAAATACCTTCAGGCTTGGCCAATGTGACAACACTGGCAGCGTTTAATGTGTCTTTCAATAATCTGTCTGGGCCACTACCTCTTAATAGAGATTTGATGAAATGCAATAGTGTTCAGGGCAACCCGTTTCTGCAATCTTGCCATGTATTTTCTCTATCAACACCTTCTACAGATCAGCAGGGCAGAATAGGGGACTCACAAGATTTTGCTGCGTCTCCTCCGTCAACTCCAGCCCAAAAAGGAGGAAATGGTGGTGGTTTCAACTCAATTGAGATAGCATCCATAACATCTGCTGCAGCTATTGTGTCAGTTCTTCTTGCTTTGATAGTCCTCTTCTTTTACACCAGAAAATGGAATCCAAGATCTAGAGTTGCAGGATCTACCAGGAAAGAGGTAACAGTTTTTACAGAAGTTCCGGTTCCTTTGACGTTTGAGAATGTTGTGCGGGCCACAGGGAGCTTCAATGCGAGCAATTGCATAGGCAGTGGAGGTTTCGGAGCAACATACAAAGCTGAGATTGCACCAGGGTTCCTAGTGGCAGTAAAGCGACTTGCTGTAGGACGTTTTCAAGGGATCCAACAGTTTGATGCAGAAATCAGAACTTTGGGGAGGCTTCGACATCCAAACCTCGTAACTCTGATTGGATATCATAATAGTGAAACAGAAATGTTTCTAATCTATAACTACTTGCCAGGGGGTAATTTGGAAAAGTTTATTCAGGACAGGTCAACGAGGGCTGTGGATTGGAGGGTACTTCACAAGATTGCTTTGGACATTGCCCGTGCACTTGCTTACCTGCATGATCAGTGTGTACCGCGTGTGCTTCATCGTGATGTAAAACCAAGCAACATCCTATTGGATGAGGACTATACTGCATATTTATCTGATTTTGGTTTGGCTAGATTACTGGGAACTTCAGAGACCCATGCCACTACTGGTGTGGCTGGAACTTTCGGGTATGTTGCTCCTGAATATGCCATGACTTGTCGTGTCTCGGACAAGGCTGATGTCTACAGTTATGGGGTTGTGTTACTTGAGTTAATTTCAGACAAGAAAGCACTTGATCCATCTTTCTCTTCTTATGGAAATGGATTCAATATTGTTGCTTGGGCGTGCATGCTTTTACGCCAGGGGCGTGCAAAGGAGTTCTTTACTGCTGGTCTATGGGATTCAGGTCCACATGATGATTTGGTTGAGGTACTACATTTGGCCGTGGTCTGCACAGTTGACTCTCTTTCAACTAGACCTACAATGAAGCAAGTAGTAAGACGGTTGAAGCAACTTCAACCCCCATCTTGTTAG